From the genome of Papilio machaon chromosome 1, ilPapMach1.1, whole genome shotgun sequence:
TTGTTGAGAACGATGTTGTATTGATGTTTTCGGATTTTCGGCGACACTCTCGTTTACAGCAGCAATGTTTTCAGAGACCGACCGGTACGTTGCGCAAAGGATTCTTATTATCATATCAATTTTTTGATCACTCTTCGAATGGTTGACACATTAGGTGCAGTTTCTCGGCTGTAATTTTTcccatttttgtaataagttttcACAATTATAACGCGTTGTTCTTTCGAAAAGCgcaccttttttaataatcggaATAAACAAAGGTGACAACTGTAAAATTTCAGACTCGCCACTtgcacgaaaaaaaaaatattccaattttaaaaagtgcacTCTTACTGAGACACCCTATACTAGCGCGGATATTGTGACGACACACTTTACATTACACTAGCACAGTCAGCTGACGTATAATCCACCGTGTTATGGTCAGctgactatgtttttctttcaaaatacaacataaactatactctgataaattttcaaatgagaggAAACGactgaaaaaattttttctttctccaTGTTTGGGAGGCTGCCACTGCCCACCCCACCCACCTAGTCGCAGCTCACGGTcgcgagtattcatagtataagtcccttatgcattttacgaagTTTCGCTCGAGaggaaataattaacaaaaaaatgcacCTAGCTCCCGGACCAtaagtaaaagtttttaatataatatttcaattagaacttttcattttaacaCGTTTATCGCCACCGATCCTCTAcgagtttattttgtatatgaaAATCGTAGTGGTATTGAACGtgttaacaaaaatgttatcaacTTTTTCTGtagtttgtttgaaatttttattggaCCTTacctatattaattaattggccatctttaaatttcatcaGATGTAATAATGCTTTGGACACTTTCTCACTCACAGTCGGGTTttcgttaaatattatttctaacaGTGCTTTAACCACTGTTATCGCGAAGTATTGTGTTGGCTTCATATTGACGAGCTGTGTCGTATCCTTTGGCGGTACTGttactaatgtttttaaatcgtATGTCCCGACTTCCGCAAGACAATTACTCGCTTCCACAATcatctaagaaaaaaaacattaacttcagagattaaattaatagaataataaatgaaatcataaatgcgaatgtttaaatggatggatggatgtttgtttgaaggtatctccagaacgactcaacagatcgtgaggagtcgcgggcacatACTAGtgtatatgtaaatgttttaatttaattattgttaaccTTTTCGTCTAACGTCGTccgtaaaattttacataatgctACTATGATATTATGTATCACACTGTCTTCACAATCTTCAGAAAATCCTTTATTATCAAATTTGTTCAATGCGGCGCTTAAAAATTTCTTGTGCGCACTAAGAAACTTTCTCATACTGGATAGTGTTGCAGTGCTGAAAATTTTTACCATTATGTGTTaagatatttctaaatataatattttcttcttcTAAATCTATCAAATTCTAATCTTATTTACCTTGCATATGATAAATTACGTTCATATTTCTGCAATTTTTCCAAGAAGTTTGTTTCTGTGAGACATGTTTCAGTACCAATTTCTGTTAACACGATATACAAAGCTTGCATGTCATCGtcgaaatttttaaaattcattatcaCATATTTGTAAACTCCATTACATTCAGGAGTTTCGTGTTTTTTAAGTGACAGTATCGATAATAATTGTGCAACTGTCTCCTTTTGAAGaaccttatttttatttgcacaaACACGCTTTAAAATCCTAAAAAGAGCTTTAGAGAAAGCATCTAATTCTTTTTGGCTCTTTGTCTCCTTAATAGCCTTGGACATATTGATGcacgaaaaattaaatataattacatctGATGGAAAACCTAAAGGTATATTCTCGATATAAACTATGAAGGTATGTAACGACATGACCTTGAAAGCAAAGATCTTTTCGGATAGAACTAACTCCCATAGcgtgaataaaatttttaacatagcGAGTGGCTGATCTTTACAGAAACATTCCAAAATGTTATCATCAATAAGCtcctaaaacaaaataattacaataagtaTAGAAATATGAAAACGGAAAGGCAGATTATTTCTAGGGCTAAAGGATAAATGCACTTTCTGAATGTGAACTTTGACTTCAGAGTGCCATAGTGCTTCGCTGGGATACATTATGCTAGAAGAGTAGGACAGCAGCGCTCTAAATCAGTTCTGTCAACTGGCGCCAGTGAGTCTATGCCAGGAATATCATAAATAGATTGTTTTTGCTTGTGATAACAGTTAATTTGCATCTATTAAAcgataaattagtaaataaacatacttaCTCCAAAATACTTCAGAATTCCACAGAATATTTCCTTTGGATAAGTGAATGATTCAACACTTTTTGGTACCTCAAAGTCAAAAGTTTGTTTAGCATCAGCGTAATCTTTCAAATGTAGAGCTGTCAGCAACACAAGTTGGTCCATGTTCTCAACGAACAGTTTGGACCACGTCTCACTTTGCAGCATCTGTCTCATTTGCTGAAACATCCTGCAAGCTGCACTCGTTGATTCTTTGCAACTAAATTTGTTAACACTCAAACTGTATTTTTCATTCACGATGTACGGCAAACTCAATATAATGATACTGCAAAAGctttcctaaaaaaaatattatatgtcaACAACTTATCGACCAATTAAAGACTAAcagtgggtttttgagaccgaAATTTTAACTCCCTTATTACGCATTATGCAAAAGTGAACCATTTTTGACccatgtttcatttttaacttattttgaaAAACTAAGAAACATAATTACTCGAATATGCTTTTGCATAATGTATATGGGGGgtttaaattatctaaataCCAATAATGATGTATGTAaccatttattacataattttgatatatctTGATATATTACCTCCAAAATGGTTTCCTCTGATTGTATCTGTTTAAATTTTCTCATCATATCGCTTTTCTGCAAGTTACCCTGATGACGCCACAGTATATCGGCGGATACTAAccaattcatatattttttgtaaaataaatcatcaCTGTCGTAATTGAATAAGTACAAAGGAAAATTGTCTAAAGGTAACTTCTTTTCGAGCCAACATTGCAATAAACATAGTATATTCTGATCTAGATAATTATCAATAGTATTTTGCAttactttattcaaaataatattcaagacTTTTTTCACAGTTTGCTTATCCAGAGATTTTTCCCGTTGTAGGAATACAATTTCTTGCACTATTCGATGTATCCTCGAAGGTTTATTAAGCGccaaaacataatatgtatgcAATACGGTTGCAGTTCTGTTATTAAGTTCGTCTTTTAGAATTGTTTCCTTTTCATTTGatagcttaaaaataaaatttgtacaataaGAGTACGCGATGTCGGAtgagacaaaaaaataataagaaatactTACCACAACAGTAAATAAatcctttaaatttaataaacaggATAATTCATCTTCATCTGTAAAGGCTTCTGTCATTTCATTTATCAAGTACCCACAATACAACCTTATAGAGTGTATATTCCCctttattttgtcaattaaaacatctttaaacGTTAGTTCAATAGGGTTGGTATCTTtgtagtttaatataataattttagtcgTACATTCATATACTAGAGCGGCTACTTCAGGTGGGTAGTACATATTTTCACATCtatgtaaataacttttaaccattattaaacaatttcgACGCATGTTATCGCCGTGTTGCCAAACTCTAttcattatttgtaataaagtttttagaaTGGCTGCAGTCGCATTTGAATTACGAAACAAATCTTTGCACATCGATTGCATTAATACAAATGTtaattctgaaataaataaataaaaaagtctagtttttattatgttcatGTTAGTAGTTCATGTAGTAGTTTAGTTCAAaggattaaaaatgtaaaaaaactaactcGAAAAGGTTGTGTCGTTTTATTACTAAGTTCCAACGTTCACCATACGTATCCAAAGTTTCAGCTCAATTGATAATAGGAAAATGAAGTGAAGGGAGGTAATAgggaatgaaatttaatttggcAGATTTGATAAGAAACATGGGAAAaggtgaaattaaataaaagcttgtaaaattTATCAGTTGGAAATGTAAGTATAATTAGTAATCTGGctgaagtaaatataatagtcatactaatattataaatgccaatgtttagatggatagatggatggatggatggatatttgtttgaaggtatctccggaacggcttaatggatcttaatgaaatttggcaaagatgtagaacatagtctgaaagaacgcATAAGTTAcgtgaaatttgtttttaaagtcgcgcggacagaatcgcaggctagtaattaataaaaaattacctatAGGAGCATCTTCAATATCTGATTGATTCAAAAAccttatacattttaaagcaaaatcTACATCCAATGAAGAAGagaaattatataactttGGATTTAGAATCAATTCGAGGAGTTCGTCTCTATAATTAAGATTCTTTTTACAATACGCTGctaagaaaaatatacaattatgcTTTAAGACATTGTAACTCATGTCGGTGTCACTGTCATCATCGTCTGAAGGAACATCgctgtttaaaatttcattaatgcAATGAAAGAAATCATTATCAATACACGTTCTTACATCATTATTCAATACTGTATCATATTCCTCAAGTAGTATCGGTTGTAATGTTTTAAGTAGAGCATTCTTTTCACTTATTTGTATTCCGcttttcaatgtttttgatGACACAGTATATGCAGTTTTGAgaatgcttttaaaattatcatatatttgttcatttaacactttattgtaattgtattttaatgcaatatctaaatatgttaatgttacttttaaaatttttaaacattctaAAAGATCAAAGTCTTTGCTCTCAATCTTCTCATTACATTCCATAAGTTTTTCTTGCAAATATTCTATTACTTGATAATTCATTTCgtcatttatttctaaagcTTGACGAatacattcattttttaattctggtttTGATATTTCTAATTCAAAGTCtgcatataaaatacttttatcgactgtattaaataaaatatgatgtaAAGTTTCATTTTCTACACAACCAAtacttttaacattattactaATGTTGTCATTTagcaataaagttaaaaataaatctctcAGTGTTACCACATATAGTTGTGTTACTCGGCCATTTATAAACCATTTAAAGCATTTCGTACGACCATAGTTGTAACAACACTTGCTGTAAAactttctaaataatatattcaaagtTTGAACACTGCTGTCACTGATAGGCATTCCTTTTTCATAGTACATTAGTAATAATGGCTTAATGCTCATATAATCCAAGATATTCaatgataaaattgtttgGAGTACACCATGAATTGCTGCTATATGAGATGAAATACCACTTGTCGAatttctgaaaatatttttaggttacAAAATTGCAACActgtatgtaaaaaaagaaaaacatatgtGGCaacacataataataaattatggaTTGCCATATATCATCAATTATTAAGTTACAAGatttaacaacaatttaaaaatctaatatacgttttacaaattaaatctatatataaaagaaagtcgtgttagttacactatttataactcaagaacggctgaatcgatttgactgaaaattggtgggcaggtaggtTAGGACtaggaaatggacataggataatttttaccccgttttctattttttattccgcgcggacggagtcgcgggtaaaagctagtatactatATTGATTATTTACCTTACACAAGTCATCCACAATGAATTCACATGTTCTATAAAAGCACCATCttttaatgcttttaaatttttcaaaacttGACAAGTTAAAGATTCAAATAtacaccaaatttcattgattttGTTAGTGCTAACAAATTCTTCTAAAGTTTTAAGCAATATTTCATAATCAAttattgataatgaacatCCGAAATGTTTCACATACACTTCTGTTATACCtatcctaaaaaaataaattaaatcttaacatTTCAATTGATGCTTCTTCAAGAAATGTActtgttcattaaaaataaataaagatttttttaaatgttatctaACATAAAAATCAGAAGTACATTACAGTGTTgaggattaaaataaatatgcaaattaCCAGGGTATATGATTTTGCTTGAACTCTCCTATTAAATCCTTAAATGTTTGATTTATACTGACAGTTGTTCTAGGTCTCTTTGCCGCTCTTTCACCATCGCAATTCACATCAATATTATGTGTCGACATTTTGAAAGTCTGCAAAGAATACATATCACTAACTGTAAAATTACACTGCCTAAATTATTCCATTAAACTAGCGGTTGTTTGAGATTTCCTCAgcacaaaaaaaaggattaGATTATAATATGAACGCATGCTAACCCACCCGTAAAAGTAAATGTGTCCCGTCAAAATTGATGGATgcatggatatttgtttgaatgtatcttcagaacgcctcaacagatctcaatgaaatttggcattaatatagaacataaccagtaagaatacataggctacttataaaggttttttttttaattcatcgcgaacggagtcgcgggctacagctagtccATTATATTTGCTTACCAAGAAAAACATAATGGCCGAAACTTGATTAAAATTTGCACATGTTAGTAAAGTATTACTGTGTCTATGGCTCTTTTGTATATAACTTATTTCAAGTGTTATCAAATCCATGATACTTTGAAGGCATATATTCCATTCTTCCCAGTTATGTGCTTGAGCTGATTCCTCATTCTTTATCCGTCCTAATGGATGATGAATTGCTATTGACGTATGTAATAAGTTAAACACTTGCgactaaaacaaacattatattatacaagtaGAAACAAATTAGAGTACAACTTTTGAACGATGTAGAAAACTGACAAGAATGTTGCAACTATTATTATGAACAATTTTGAACCTAAATTTTAGCTGCGTTGAAATGTGTCATGTGAATGTGAAAGAATTACATAACAATTTCTTtacaagaatatttaaatgtttttacacaatttttttaaagcatgaaaattaaattacaaataattatttaaataatcttacctTCTTTTTAACATCCATATTTTGTTCATAGAATTCAAATATGAGAGGTAGATTCTTTTCAATAAACTCACACACACTTAATCGGTTTTCTAAATACAGCtgaaacacaataaaaaaattacaattaaatttatttgtaaaatactcaaagtattaaaaaaagtacacaACACTTACCACATCTAATATTAACGTAATAATATCAGAAACAACTTCTAACatcttcttatttttatttattttatggaaatatttagtaatgtcagataaattatttcttaatgaaCATGCAAACTGACAACATTCCTTcgcattttttattacaagccaaagaagttttaattttgtgaaatCATCTAATTTAGATACCTTATCTAGGCATCCGGCTACAATAATATCTAGTAAGTctggaaaagaaaatattgttcaaaaaaataattcctaaacaaagaaaaatatcatcTCCAAGTAGTactcagaataaaaaaatattcagtttTGCTAGACTAATTCAATACATGAAATCATTGAAAACCTAAAAATATAGATGCagtaaatattatgataaaatgGTTACACATTTTTTGCAGCCAGACTAAAAGAGCAGTTTCTAATTTTagcttataattttacataaaaatagaacaaatttACCTTCCCAAGTGCTTGGTGTGATAAGGCTAACATAATTATCACAAGGTAGAACATATTTCTGCAACAAGCTCAAATAGGCATCACCAATTGCAtttgtcaaatatttgtttcttaATACAAACAAAGCTGCATCCATAATCTTATCACATTTAATATATGCTCTACCTGTAAAAACAGTTATAGTAAAATAGTggtttttcgaaaaaaaatatgtaagcaatcaaaatttctttctttctggatttcttttattctttggataataaaaaaacatcttgtagcatttatatttaaacta
Proteins encoded in this window:
- the LOC106710662 gene encoding serine-protein kinase ATM — translated: MMSLETTVKEICGNLCSNKATERKRSVETLKDYLTRNAVPDLLSDNTRKKAGFSWNDLFDIITDYLLKEAEKYESSKTFHTVTYPLCVSILHLCVAGSNKGRAYIKCDKIMDAALFVLRNKYLTNAIGDAYLSLLQKYVLPCDNYVSLITPSTWEDLLDIIVAGCLDKVSKLDDFTKLKLLWLVIKNAKECCQFACSLRNNLSDITKYFHKINKNKKMLEVVSDIITLILDVLYLENRLSVCEFIEKNLPLIFEFYEQNMDVKKKSQVFNLLHTSIAIHHPLGRIKNEESAQAHNWEEWNICLQSIMDLITLEISYIQKSHRHSNTLLTCANFNQVSAIMFFLTFKMSTHNIDVNCDGERAAKRPRTTVSINQTFKDLIGEFKQNHIPWIGITEVYVKHFGCSLSIIDYEILLKTLEEFVSTNKINEIWCIFESLTCQVLKNLKALKDGAFIEHVNSLWMTCVRNSTSGISSHIAAIHGVLQTILSLNILDYMSIKPLLLMYYEKGMPISDSSVQTLNILFRKFYSKCCYNYGRTKCFKWFINGRVTQLYVVTLRDLFLTLLLNDNISNNVKSIGCVENETLHHILFNTVDKSILYADFELEISKPELKNECIRQALEINDEMNYQVIEYLQEKLMECNEKIESKDFDLLECLKILKVTLTYLDIALKYNYNKVLNEQIYDNFKSILKTAYTVSSKTLKSGIQISEKNALLKTLQPILLEEYDTVLNNDVRTCIDNDFFHCINEILNSDVPSDDDDSDTDMSYNVLKHNCIFFLAAYCKKNLNYRDELLELILNPKLYNFSSSLDVDFALKCIRFLNQSDIEDAPIELTFVLMQSMCKDLFRNSNATAAILKTLLQIMNRVWQHGDNMRRNCLIMVKSYLHRCENMYYPPEVAALVYECTTKIIILNYKDTNPIELTFKDVLIDKIKGNIHSIRLYCGYLINEMTEAFTDEDELSCLLNLKDLFTVVLSNEKETILKDELNNRTATVLHTYYVLALNKPSRIHRIVQEIVFLQREKSLDKQTVKKVLNIILNKVMQNTIDNYLDQNILCLLQCWLEKKLPLDNFPLYLFNYDSDDLFYKKYMNWLVSADILWRHQGNLQKSDMMRKFKQIQSEETILEESFCSIIILSLPYIVNEKYSLSVNKFSCKESTSAACRMFQQMRQMLQSETWSKLFVENMDQLVLLTALHLKDYADAKQTFDFEVPKSVESFTYPKEIFCGILKYFGELIDDNILECFCKDQPLAMLKILFTLWELVLSEKIFAFKVMSLHTFIVYIENIPLGFPSDVIIFNFSCINMSKAIKETKSQKELDAFSKALFRILKRVCANKNKVLQKETVAQLLSILSLKKHETPECNGVYKYVIMNFKNFDDDMQALYIVLTEIGTETCLTETNFLEKLQKYERNLSYASTATLSSMRKFLSAHKKFLSAALNKFDNKGFSEDCEDSVIHNIIVALCKILRTTLDEKMIVEASNCLAEVGTYDLKTLVTVPPKDTTQLVNMKPTQYFAITVVKALLEIIFNENPTVSEKVSKALLHLMKFKDGQLINIEWGVPQSQILKCLMPSTCESFAQFKVRSVSTDWTPATDEDHFQWITRVTVDLLQTLESPLNYLSSLRTLCRLKPTICPKILPSLVGLLLEHSSENLKQIIGQQINTVFNYIWCRSFNDSTTASEDSTVSKLSNILDHDQKMIVHYLLDVVNAIRLQTNHLKIRKCRDADTLRYLKLEYDKLSWAATVADKNIAAIYYAELWAAAHNDDVPPASPDLTACLPGGEHVQRILRNCFVSIGELDAIDGCGTAHLTSEDERRKHLLHTGQYADALLLHDIVLSHGNQSDNRLQHGVVMSLHKSGMHHLALQYIKSFPENEELNDVKFDCLAYLGDWSEIVDTKELEEKTNQPLWNPDVVIKSLKYACLKESLNADPNQNFEARLEQALNRAKLATSKLCRILNMENCQSVYKVVANLHLLCDIQDYCSLRCGHTDLTDLLDRWQVDKLPSFKDFRHLETLLSQRSLILEHAAKHYERFSNNIMDLQLQYVEMGLSNQRVQMAQRLLDTVKKMKASEKVSLLESQVAWAKGHKDIALASLHGVVTDQSNDVKLAAMCLRQYGLWMAESKRENARDIITKYLEKSLELLNEDDNAETRFKVYHDIARFADSEYKQIVSYMNSAIFENKVKCIDSMKGTAASLKGSQTSLTKDERKALFTNDRFMQLDEAEVSNTRAEKKSFLNLALRYYMLSLKHCEDNNLSIFRVISLWFDNPDFEFSDSSASSFRDLLNAIPSWKFITVLPQLAPRLTTDRSSFAKYLKEVLARCAIEHPHHTLAILFNLKNSDKDNVILNASKGAQPTRPPGAEPRVLAADALVRELSQRPHLATIISQMELLCDAFISFAYLTPKMSNGKPQRQAIPAAEPLAKLRHLDALPIPTLTIPICHNGDYSTLPNITTFDNHFELVGGINYPKKISCRSSDGKCRILLIKGEDDLRQDAVMQQVFNIVNTLLENNPITKKNKLLIRTYKVVPMSRRSGVLGWCEGTTPLGTYLRDAHIRYRPKDITPEAARAKMKTCQDSRKSNQDKLRVFMEILANFKPVFHNFFTEHYHDPITWYERRLAYTRSVATSSMVGYILGLGDRHVHNILIDETTGEVVHIDFGIAFDQGKALPTPETIPFRLTQDIISGFGCCGIEGIFRRCCEKTLQLLRDNQETLLTILQVLLCDPLYSWTVKGALKKTTARSVVGEKEKERESGAGSGLAERALLSVCGKLSGAEGGAGGGVAVAGQVARLLHAATDPANLSRLFPGWQPYL